The genome window CCTATCCCCCCAGTCGCCGTATGTGGTTGGGTATATTTTCCGAAAGCAATCCTTCCTTCATCCCACAAAACCGAGAGTCTGCACGCCTGGTCTCCTGGCCAGTATGCTCTGGGTTGCAGCTCAGACAAGCGACGCCCCTTTCCTCACATCGCCTCCATCAGCCCGCGGCAGAGTCTGCCAGAAGCTACTTGAATTGACCATTGGTTTACTCAGGCCGCTAATCCACGGCCCTGCGCCCGGGGAAACGTCGCCTAACTACGCCGCAAACATGGTCATCAACGGTGTCGCTCTAGGTGGCTTCGGTGTTTCGATGGATCAGTTAGGCGCTCAAAGCAGCGCGACGGGAGCTGTAGACGACGTCGCCACCTACGTCCATTTGGCGACGGTCATCTCTGCAAGCGAATACAAAGCAGCCAGCATGCGTTGGTGGACAGCGGCGTGGTCTCTCGCGCGGGAGTTGAAACTCGGCCGCGAGTTGCCGCCAAACACCCCTCACGCACGACCCGATGCTGAGCGAGACGGGGACCCAGACGCCGATCTCTCAAAGCGACATCCTCCACCGCTCATCACGTCCATGGGGCACGGCCCTGGcaacaccatcatcaacattaCCGAAGAGGAACGAGAAGAACGCCGGCGTCTGTGGTGGTTACTTTATGCGACAGACCGTCATTTGGCGCTTTGTTACAATCGTCCTCTGACCTTGCTAGACAAGGAGTGCGAGGGGCTTTTGCAACCGATGAATGATGACCTGTGGCAGGCCGGTGACTTCGCCACTTATCGCCAGGCCGGCCCCCCAGTCGAGTGTACAGGCCACAGCATGTTTGGGTACTTCCTCCCGTTGATGACGATTCTCGGGGAGATTGTCGACCTGCAGCAGGCCAGGAATCATCCCCGGTTTGGTCTTGCCTTTCGAAACAGTGCAGAGTGCGAGGCTCAGGTCCTCGAGATTGCGCGCCAACTAGATGTGTATGCGCAGAGCCTCAAGGAATTCGAGACGCGATACACTAGCAGTCTCGCTCTAGGCGCGGCGGAGACCGAGGCCGCTATGGACGGGTCTCACCCGAACCATGTGAGTCCTTCAGGCCGGTCGAGCAGCACAGTCGAATCACGCGTAAACGAGTCCATCGTGCACACCAAAATGGTGGTCGCTTATGGAACACATATCATGCATGTTCTACATATCCTCTTGGCGGGTAAATGGGATCCGATCAATCTGCTTGATGACAACGATCTCTGGATTTCTTCCGAATCATTTGTTGCGGCAATGGGCCACGCGGTTGGCGCCGCCGAGGCGGCTGCGGAAATTCTAGAGTATGACCCGGACCTCAGCTTCATGccgttcttcttcggaaTCTATCTATTGCAGGGcagcttcttgctgctgttgactgCCGACAAATTACAAGGTGACGCAAGTCCAAGTGTGGTCCGGGCGTGTGAGACTATAGTTCGGGCGCATGAAGCTTGCGTCGTGACCCTCAATACCGAATATCAGGTAGGCTTCTCTGGTGAAATCTCTTCTGGGATCGGACCTCAAGATACTAATGCCATTTTGCTACAGAGAACCTTCCGCAAAGTCATGCGCTCGGCTCTCGCGCAGGTTCGCGGGCGCCTACCCGAGGACTTCGGTGAACAGCAGCAACGTAGACGGGAAGTACTCGCTCTCTACCGCTGGACCGGTGACGGCAGTGGTCTTGCGCTCTGAGATTGAGCTCGTGTTTCGGCGCtggttttcttcttttggCGTTTTCAAATTctctataaatacacctGTCAAACGTGACGACGTGATGCGATACCATGGGAGTCATCATCGGGAACATGGCCCACAGGCCTGGGTTTGGGAGTTCAAATGGGAAGCGACTGGACCTGGTGAAATATTTCCTTGTCCAACATAATCTTCATATCTGTGGGATATTCACTTTTTTTTGGCATTTCATCCCGtatctttctccatttcTGTCCGTCTGTCTTCATTGCCAGTGTCTTGTGAATCCGACCCGCCATCCGATCGAAGGATCCGGCACTTGGCTGCGGTGATACGAGACGGCATGAGGCACCTTGAATTTATGAGCCGCCGATGAAAAACAACGGTTATTGCTCTGATAGTACCTACATATTTTATCGTTGCTTTCGATTGTTTTTCGATGGATACCAATACCTGTACACTTAGGATGTTGAGTTGTTTCATACCCTGTACATGCGAATGCCAGGAGCCAGATCTATTGTTCAACGCAGCGCAGTTTGGAAAACCAAGTTCAGAATCAAAATATAACCCCTAATATCATCACGACGACTTATATCTTTGGGTAATCCAGTATAGAAGCTCGCAACGGTAATCAAACCATGGCCTTTCTGTTTACGATTACTCCACTCCAGTTGCGGCCTCAGGCCACTATGACGGCAGTGGTCGTTATCGATAAGCATTCTCTCCTCCTGTGCTCCGCTGAAGCTCCAGTTCAATCTCTGTTGCACTTGTTCAACTAAGATCAAGCACATCAGGAAATGGAGTATCTGATATagatatcatcatggccaGCCTCAGCAGAACATTACGACCCTTCGCTCCTCGCCGAGTTCGCTGGGGCTCGCCTTTGTCTCCCGTAATACCCAGACGATTCCTTGGCATCCCACCTCAATTTCTTCTAGACGAATATATCCCACGATATCAACTTCTATCGTCCGTGGACGCAGCAAAGAAACGGTCCCTCGCTTACGCTCACCTACAGAACTGCAATCTGTGTCCCCGTCATTGCGGCGTGAATCGGTACGAAGAGACAGGGGTGTGCTTGATCGGCGCGGAAACGGCCAAGGTCAATGTCATTGCGCCGCACCGAGGTGAAGAGCCATGTATACAGGGATATCATGGAAGCGGGTCTGTATTTTTCTCTGGGTGCAATCTGCGCTGTGTCTTTTGTCAGAACCATGTACGTTCTCGAGAGGGCTGAAACAAGACCCTTGTGGACTGTCGCTGACATCACACAAACTAGGATATTGCTCACCAGCGAAACGGCTTCGATTTGACCCCTGAAGAACTGGCGGAGTGGTACGTCAAACTTCAACAGGTGGGAAATGTGCATAATATCAACCTTGTCACGCCAGAGCACGTGGTACCTCAGGTGGCTCTCTCGATCCTGGCCGCCCGTGACATGGGCCTGAAGATACCCATCATTTACAATACGTCTTCATTTGACTCGCTTGAGTCGCTCCAATTGATGGATGGATTGGTGGACATATACCTGCCTGATTTCAAAGTATGGAAGAGCACCACGTCTAAGCGGCTGCTCAAGGCAGATGACTACGCCGAAACCGCCAAGGAAAGCATCAAGGAGATGCACAGGCAGGTCGGCGATCTGTCCTTTACATCCGATGGCATTGCGAAGAAAGGCGTATTACTACGGCATCTGGTCATGCCGGGGAAAGAAGACGAGGGCCGCGAGATCATGCGCTGGCTCGCGGAGAACGTCTCGAAGGATCTTTATGTGCATATCATGGAACAGTACCACCCTGACGCACATGttggcaagaagaagcggacCACGAGAAATGCAAGTCAGGAAGACAGGACTGAGGTCCGCTATGCAGATATCAACCGGGCTGTTCGCGATGAAGAACTGGGTTCTGTCAAGGATGCTGCAGTAGCGGCTGGTTTATGGCGATTCTGTGAGGTCAACGAACATGGGGGGTTTCATCTATGAGACgatctttctttcattgtcTGGCGCATTGACTCCGCGCTTACTACAGGACGCGTACCTCAGGGTGTTACTGTTGCACTGTATGGATTTTCAGTCGTGGAGACTTAAGTCGCGGGGACTCCGACCCATGTCCAGCCTTATCCCTGTGTTGGCCCGTTGGGCACGATTTAGCCGGGATTATCCTGAGGGTGACAGTCACACGGAGATCTTCAGGCTAATAAGCTATTTTAGGTTGCTTTATACCCTGGGCTTGAATTTTAGAGAAATACCAGTTTCAAGTTTCAGTTCGTATGTGTGAATGTATACTAGATTGAGATCACTTTGTTTATATTAGCAACCGATCGCGTGGATTAGCCTAGATTTGATTTGTTGAAGCTATGTATATGTCGATCATACATGCGCAGGACACCATGACACTATTCCTGAAAGTAAACTAAGTTGGAACTTAGAAGATCAAATCGAAAGACGACTTTCCTGTGAAGCTATCCATAGATCGATCGCTGGGGTGGAGCTGGTCGGGATGACGCCAGGTGACAGCTGGGCTCCACTACTCCCAGATGGGGTAACCCGTTTCGATTTTTAAAcgattacggagtactcgaCAGCTTACCTCTCAGCTGAACAGCTTACGCACCCTTCAGTCCAACCATGCTTTCCACAACTACGTTATCATACTTGATTTAACAGAGCACTACAGCTGCCAACCATCTTAAAATGAAACCCATCATCGCCGTCCCCGCTGTTCTGGCGCTCGCCCACCGCGCCTGGTCACGCAAGACCCTCACTCCATTAGGCATCATCACCGCAGTCCTGACCGCGATCGCGCACGTCCTGCATCCATGGTCCACGCCCTTTGCGCTCCTCGCGGTGTTTTATCTGGGTGGCTCGAAGGTCACGAAGGTATGTTATATGCCGCCGTTTCTCGTCGGCATTTGACTGATTCGGGGCACTGTGAGACGTAGGTCAAACACGAGGTCAAGTCCCGGCTTACACTCTCCGCGACGGGCGCTGAGGGCGGCGAGACCCAGCGCACCCATATCCAGGTGTTGGCGAACTCGGTCGTCGCGACGGTGCTGGTCCTGCTACATGCGTGGGTTCTGGTCTATGgtgcggagaaggaggaggaggagtgtTTCTCGCTTGGTCGGCGGGCGGGAGATGTTTTGGTTGTGGGGTTCGTGGCGTATGTCTACCCCGGTAGATCTATTGATTGTCAATGGCTGGGTTTGGCGATTGTACTGACGTAATGACTGCGGTTAGGAACTACGCTGCTGTCGCTGCGGATACGTTTTCCTCGGAGCTGGGGATTCTCTCCAAGTCGAAGCCAAGGCTGATAACTTCGCCTACGCTCCGGGTTGTGCCGCCTGGTACGAACGGTGGGGTTACGGCTACGGGCTTGTTGGCTGGTCTGCTGGGGGCGTTTTCGATTGCGGTGACGTCGGCCATTCTCATTCCTTATTGCTCGGGAGAGGCGTCTGGGCCTGTGAGCCGGCTGCAGTGGGTCCTGGCTATGACGGTTTGGGGTACGTTGGGAAGCGTGGTGGACAGTATCCTGGGAGGACTGTTACAGGCGAGCGTGGTGGATAAGCGCAGCGGGAAAATTGTCGAGGGTACTGGTGGTGGAAAAGTATGTTGATTCGAAGTTGTTTCGCTCTTTCCGCAGGTCTCTAACGTGGATGCAGGTCCTCGTCCACCCGTCCTCCACCCGATTTGGCAGCACGGCGCCGGTGTCAGGCTTCTCTCGCAGTACTGATGGGAGCGTACACCTCCGCAATACCGAGGAGGTTGCGAATGCTGCCGTGTTGAAAGGTACTCGGGCTACGGGGACTTCGAGAGGCATGTCGCCAGGGCGGGCCACGGAGCCGCATCATGAGAGCCGGCGGGTCGAGAGCGGATGGGATGTCCTGGATAATAATGCTGTGAATGTTTTGATGGCTTTCATGATGAGTGTGGGCGGTATGTTCATTGCATGCTGGGCGTGGGATTTCTCTGTCAGTGACGTTGGACGATCTATTGGCGTCTTTTGAGTCGTTTACGGAATATGCTGGTGCACGACAGGCTATGCTATGGGCCAGACTGATGACAGTAAATTGAGACCTAGTGATATTTCCTTGTTAGGTAGAGATATTAGAAACAGGAACAATAGGGACTTTATCATCGCGATCCCATTCTGATGAGAAGGATAATCACGGAACCCATCAACGGAATGTAGGGTAGTCCCCCGAGTTGGCTATTGGTATGATTCATCATGCAAAACAGTGcgtagtacggagtaagcTCTTTTACCAAATACTCTGTAAGCGCGAGTCACGTTACATGTGTCGCGCCTGAGGCAGCCAGGCATACGTTCTTTGTCCATGGCGGGTTTGAATTCCTCCACATAATGGCGTTACCTGAGGATATtgcaaggaggtgtttgattAGCAATACCTCCCTCTATCTTGGAAGCTGCTCGGAAACTTTATGAAGCTGTAAGTTGTAAGCTTGTATGTAGATGACTAGCGCGGTGGATGGGATCCACAAGATACGGGCATTTGTGGAACTAGCAAACCTAACAAACAGCAAAAAATATGGGGAAAGTGAGACAGACAAACAGTGCAAAACAGGTGCAAACTCACCAACGTCATCCATCTCGCCTCTGGTCTCCACCGGGATTGCAGCTATGATGGTAGCCTGCGTGCTTATAGCTGGATTGTCCAATTCTACAGCAGGATCGTTACACCAGGGTGAATAGTTCAGTTTGCATAAGTCCCGGTGAAGTCGAGTTTTCACCGAGCACGACGGAGAAATAAGGCATTGTTGATAAGTGCTCAGAAATTTGAGAAGTCGCGAGTGCAAAAGACATAGAAATCAGGCGGGCTAATTCCATAGTGTTTTGTGTTTTGTGACTCGCATTCAAACTCGCATATATGGAATACGCTTAGGTACAGGTTATTCCTGCAGAGTGGGATGGCCGACGTCATCACACCACTCGGATTCTGTACCTTACCTCACATCTAATAATCCAATTCGCGATCTTCGGTTCTGGCGGCTCCTTGGTATTAttcctttctctcttgcTGAGTGAGGAGAGGATGCCTACCTAGTGTGGGGTGTTTGCATCAAAATAGCTCAGCTTCTCATTTGTTAGCTTGAAGTGTCTAATCCAGGGACGGCCTATCGTGTTCCATGCAACAAAcatgatggtgatgatgatgatgctggatCTGGAGATGCTTACCCATACATCGAGGCAGGAGCTCGAGGTCTGGCCCATAGAGCTGCCCTTTCTACCTCATCCCGACTAATCACCATGCTGCATCATATTCAATCATTAGTAGTAGTCTTGTTCCTGAAGAATGCTCCGTCCAATTTCCCCCGatttatttcttttcttgcaTCTGATCCAGCAGCTCAGCTCTGTCATTTAAACTAGTGCATTCCCCTCCAGTACCCCTCACTCATTTCTTTTGTCGAAGCAAGGGTCCAAATCTCCCTATATCAACCTGAACTATTTCTTCATTCTTTACTCCGAGAACATACTTTCTcgccttttccttttcttcctgttGTCCCTTGAAGCTTAAAGTACAGTCAGAATGTCCCCGTTGCCGTGTCCTTCGAAAAAGGTCGAGATTGTCGATATACATCGAAATGACGTGGAATTCTCGCTCGTGAATGAGATTCGCAAGGGCCTCAACCCTCCCGAGGGTACTCCAAGATCATTGCCCACCATGCTGCTCTACGACGCTCAAGGGCTTaagctcttcgaggagaTCACCTACGTGGATGAGTACTACCTGACCAACGCGGAAATCGAAGTGTTGCAGAACCACTCCAAGAAGATTGTGGAACGCGTCCCCGAGAACGCACAATTATTGGAGCTGGGTAGTGGGTATGATCTCTCCTGAAGAATGCTCTGACGGTTCTGTATCTAATCATCCGTGCAGGAACCTTCGTAAGATCAAGATCCTTCTTCAAGAGTTCGAGCGGACAGGAAAGCACGTCGACTACTATGCGTTGGATCTATCCCTGTCAGAGCTACAGCGGACCTTTGTCGAGGTATCATCTGACGAGTACTCTCACGTTGATCTCCACGGTCTTCACGGGACCTATGATGATGCCCTTGCCTGGCTGAGCAATCCCCAGAACCTACAGCGTCCCACTGTGGTTATGTCTATGGGATCCTCAATTGGGAATTTCAGTCGTGAAGGTGCAGCAGAGTTTCTTGCCCAATTTGCTCGGCTGCTCAAGCCATCCGATCTGATGATCATTGGGCTAGATGCTTGTACAGACCCGGACAAGGTCTACAAGGCATACAACGATTCAAAGGGCATTACTCAGAGGTTCTACGAGAATGGGCTATTACATGCGAATGCAGTCCTTGGATACGAGGCATTCCAACTTTCGGAATGGGAGGTGGTGACAGACTACGACGTTGCCGGGGGCCGACATCGAGCATTCTACTCACCGAAGCAGAATGTTACAATCGATGGCGTGCTTCTGCAAAAAGGCGAGAAATTGGTTTTTGAAGAGGCAACAAAGTATAGCCCTCAACAACGGGAGCAACTCTGGCGGGATGCAAACCTCGTCCTTTGTGAGGAGCTTGGAATTAGCTCTGAGGAATACCGTAAGTTGGTCCTTGCCTCCCGCAGCGCTGTTGTAGCAGAGATGTATGGGAGAAGCGTCGACTAATGAACGACCCTTCACTGACAGATATCCATCTGCTGTCACCGCCAACCCTCAGCCTTCCCAGTCAACCGTCCGAATATGCTGCCAATCCAGTTCCGAGCTTCAAAGAATTCCAGTCATTGTGGACCGCTTGGGACACTGTGACAAAGGCCATGGTGCCCCGCGAAGAACTCCTCGCGAAACCTATCAAGCTTCGCAATGCATTGATCTTCTACTTTGGACACATCCCCACATTCACGGGTCAGTAATCCAGAGACTTTTATTCAACGCCGTGAGCATGATACTGATGCTCTATTAGACATCCACTTGACACGGGCTCTTGGTGGCTCTCCAACAGAACCACGAAACTATCGACAGATTTTCGAGCGTGGGATTGACCCCGACGTAGACAATCCCGAGCACTGTCACTCCCATAGTGAGATTCCGGATGAATGGCCTCCCCTTGCTGAGATACTGGATTATCAGGATAGAGTCAGAAGTAGGGTTGATTCGGTTTTGCAGAGGGATGACATAACACAGAACCGCTGCCTGGGGGAAGCACTCTGGATTGGCTTCGAACACGAAGCGATGCACCTAGAGACCTTTCTCTATATGCTTTTGCAGAGTGACAAGACCCTCCCACCGCCCCTTGCAGACAGACCAGATTTTGAGAAGTTGTTCCATCAGGCCAGAGCGAACGCGAAACCAAATGAATGGTTTGCTATACCAGAACAGACATTATCCATCGGTTTTGACGATACTGACGAACAATCTTTGCCTGATGTGTCTTTTGGATGGGACAATGAGAAGCCTCAGCGAACGATCACAGTTCGTGCTTTCGAAGCACAGGCTCATGCTATAACAAACGGCGAATATGCCAAATATCTGCAAGCGACTCGTCAGCGCCGGCGGCCAGAGTCGTGGGTTCTAACTCATTCGGATGAGAATTATCCAATCTCCAAGGGGGTGACTCTGGAGAGCAGCCAAGCCACAAAGGATTTCATGGACAACTTCGCTGTCCGCACCGTCTTTGGACCTGTTCCGCTTGAATTCGCGCAGGATTGGCCTGTTATGGCTTCCTATGACGAACTGGCCCTATACGCCGAATGGGTGGGCTGCAGACTTCCCACTTATGAGGAGGTCAAGAGTATCTACAACTACTCCGCTCAGCTGAAGGAGACAAGACAACATGAGCCATCAGATCACGAGAGGTTCGTAAATTCCCCTCGGTCTTTAAGTTTAGCTATGTCTGACAGAAGGCAGCAACGGTGTGAAGGGCATTAACCGTGATATGGTGACGAACGGGCACTCGAAGGTTCACCAGGATAAGCCCCGGACCCCAGAACGTCAGCCAATCCAACCTCCTTCCCAAAGCACAATGCCAGTATTTGTTGACCTCCACGGTTGCAACGTTGGGTTCAAGCACTGGCACCCTACCCCGGTCATCCAGAACGGCGATCGACTCGCCGGTCACGGTGAGCTGGGAGGAGTCTGGGAATGGACCAGCACGCCACTGACGCCACATGATGGCTTCAAGGCCATGGATATTTATCCAGGTTATACAGGTAAGCTGTTGACCTACTTGGTGGATTTCTATAAACCCAACTAACCAGCAATAGCGGACTTCTTTGATGGAAAGCACAACATTGTCCTGGGTGGTTCATGGGCCACGCATCCTAGAATTGCGGGACGGACAACATTGTAAGTTATCACCTGTGATGTCGACCTGAATATGCACTAACTGTCTCAAGCGTCAACTGGTATCAGCACAACTATCCTTACACTTGGGCGGGAGCACGTCTCGTGCGCAGCCAGTAGGCTAGTCGTCGTGTAGAATTTTTTCAAAGAGATGATCCATGGAAAGCAATTGGATGTTAATCTTGGGTACTACTGAAGACCATCAAGCTACAACCCTACCAGAACCTCTTTGAGGGGTCCCTTTACGAGTAACGTTTGCGCGCGGCGTAGTTGAAATGCTGTTGTGGCATAGTGTATGTGATGTCGCGATAAGCTGTCCGAAGTAGTGAACATGTCtattccttttcctccttaGATTTCACTTCTATCTCCAGGTACCTGGATGTACCCTGCCCGTACCAACGCCACCAGGAGATGTTTCGGACCATCGAAGACGGGGAATATTGATATCAGTCCCCTTTCGGCGGAGACTATCCAAGAGTAATCTGTAGTGGACCCCGCCACCAGCGGGAGCTCCACCCGATAACGTGACAAGACGCCCCTCCAGCATAGATAACACTTGTAGAGGCCCCTCAGTTATGTGTGTGAACTATTTCCTTTTGTTCGCCCCTACTCAACTGCTCTCCATCCGACCTGCACAAGCGAATCACTGTACTCTGACCGAGGCAATATGTCCGCAGAAATAATCACAACTATCTCTCCCTCCACCAACCGCCCGATTCTCACCCGCACCGGCATGTCCTCCGATGAGATCAAGCGCATCCCCGACCTCGCGCAGGAGGCATTCCGCTCCTTCTCGCAGTCCACGACCCTCACGCAACGACAGCAGATTGTCGACCGCGCGCTAGCCATCCtcgagaagagaaaagatgAGCTTGCGCACCAGTTGACGGAGCAGATGGGGCGGCCGATTTCGTACACAGGTGTTGAGATCTCGACAGCCGTGAAGCGCAGTCAGTACTTGAATCGGATTGCGCCGTCGGTGCTGGGTGAAGAGGGGGTTGTGtctggggaggaggagaaggggTTCAAGAGGTTTATTAAGCGGAAGCCGGTGGGGGTTGTGCTGATTATATTTGCATGGAATGTACGTTTCCGGTTTCTAAGTGCGGTTGGTTGTTTGAGATGAGGGACGTTTTACTAACGATGATTTGTATAGTATCCCTACCTGGTTCTGGTTAATAGCTTGATTCCGGCGATTCTGGCGGGCAATGCTGTTATTTTGAAGCCGTCGCCTCAGACGCCCACGGTCGTTGAggaggttgctgctgcgtTCGCGGAGGCTGGTCTTCCAAAGAATGTGCTCCAGTATTTCCACTGCGGAACGCCGGAGGCGCTTGAGAAGCTTGTTCGGTCGCCTCAGGTTAACCATATCTGCTTCACTGGGTCTGTGGCTGGTGGGTTGGCTGTTCAGAAGGCCGCGTCGGATCGCATTGTCAGTGTTGGGCTCGAGCTCGGTGGCAAGGATCCGGCTTATGTCCGGGACGACGTGGATGTGGCgtgggcggcggaggagattgTTGATGGGGCAATCTTCAACAGTGGTCAGAGCTGCTGCGCGATTGAGCGGGTGTACGTCCACAAGAACATCTACGAGACGTTTGTCGCCGAAGTGAAGAGGGTGTTGAGCAAATATTGTGTTGGGGATCCGTCGGAGAAGACTACGCAGATTGGGCCTGTCATCTCGAAGCGCGCGAAGGAGACGATTTTGGCACATATCGCTGAGGCGGTCGAGAAGGGCGCTCGGGACGAAACCCCTGCCAACGAGACGTTCGACAATCTTCCTGCCGATGGTAATTACGTCAAGCCCACAT of Aspergillus fumigatus Af293 chromosome 2, whole genome shotgun sequence contains these proteins:
- a CDS encoding putative pyruvate formate lyase activating enzyme, translating into MASLSRTLRPFAPRRVRWGSPLSPVIPRRFLGIPPQFLLDEYIPRYQLLSSVDAAKKRSLAYAHLQNCNLCPRHCGVNRYEETGVCLIGAETAKVNVIAPHRGEEPCIQGYHGSGSVFFSGCNLRCVFCQNHDIAHQRNGFDLTPEELAEWYVKLQQVGNVHNINLVTPEHVVPQVALSILAARDMGLKIPIIYNTSSFDSLESLQLMDGLVDIYLPDFKVWKSTTSKRLLKADDYAETAKESIKEMHRQVGDLSFTSDGIAKKGVLLRHLVMPGKEDEGREIMRWLAENVSKDLYVHIMEQYHPDAHVGKKKRTTRNASQEDRTEVRYADINRAVRDEELGSVKDAAVAAGLWRFCEVNEHGGFHL
- the xlnR gene encoding putative C6 transcription factor is translated as MSTTSLQHFPHSYSPFSSSRSLNRMAQSQTSGLDTLAEGSQYALEQLQMSREAAGSGEATDSVGKPKDQFQVDNDNHHNNHSLSNFKNPSQRDPLVEARSTIRKNSASAPVRRRISRACDQCNQLRTKCDGQNPCAHCIDFGLTCEYARERKKRGKASKKDLAAAAAAAAAAATNSGQPNGSSGKEDAALVGGHTSPDRRPTINGRYDPAFEVPRNLNGSAQHSEASGMVGMQNSQHLPPHSQSSMGGGLEGLPLNGYNGLNDSGRPSMPVPELQSLHMLHNSHTNPRSPSSILPHHRYNGGYNDSAYSLMNPQEPNSTSISHFRLGSSTENPPNSFLGLSPPAQSPGWLPLPSPSPANFPSFSMASFSTTLRYPVLHPVLPHIASIIPQSLACDLLDVYFTSSSSSHLSPQSPYVVGYIFRKQSFLHPTKPRVCTPGLLASMLWVAAQTSDAPFLTSPPSARGRVCQKLLELTIGLLRPLIHGPAPGETSPNYAANMVINGVALGGFGVSMDQLGAQSSATGAVDDVATYVHLATVISASEYKAASMRWWTAAWSLARELKLGRELPPNTPHARPDAERDGDPDADLSKRHPPPLITSMGHGPGNTIINITEEEREERRRLWWLLYATDRHLALCYNRPLTLLDKECEGLLQPMNDDLWQAGDFATYRQAGPPVECTGHSMFGYFLPLMTILGEIVDLQQARNHPRFGLAFRNSAECEAQVLEIARQLDVYAQSLKEFETRYTSSLALGAAETEAAMDGSHPNHVSPSGRSSSTVESRVNESIVHTKMVVAYGTHIMHVLHILLAGKWDPINLLDDNDLWISSESFVAAMGHAVGAAEAAAEILEYDPDLSFMPFFFGIYLLQGSFLLLLTADKLQGDASPSVVRACETIVRAHEACVVTLNTEYQRTFRKVMRSALAQVRGRLPEDFGEQQQRRREVLALYRWTGDGSGLAL
- a CDS encoding aldehyde dehydrogenase family protein, with amino-acid sequence MSAEIITTISPSTNRPILTRTGMSSDEIKRIPDLAQEAFRSFSQSTTLTQRQQIVDRALAILEKRKDELAHQLTEQMGRPISYTGVEISTAVKRSQYLNRIAPSVLGEEGVVSGEEEKGFKRFIKRKPVGVVLIIFAWNYPYLVLVNSLIPAILAGNAVILKPSPQTPTVVEEVAAAFAEAGLPKNVLQYFHCGTPEALEKLVRSPQVNHICFTGSVAGGLAVQKAASDRIVSVGLELGGKDPAYVRDDVDVAWAAEEIVDGAIFNSGQSCCAIERVYVHKNIYETFVAEVKRVLSKYCVGDPSEKTTQIGPVISKRAKETILAHIAEAVEKGARDETPANETFDNLPADGNYVKPTLLTGVNHNMRVMTEETFGPVLPVMKVESDEEAVKLMNDSEFGLTASIWTKDVPRAEDLIEQVEAGTVFINRSDYPSPDLAWTGWKNSGRGVTLSKFGFEQFVKLKSYHVKDYPK
- a CDS encoding DUF92 domain-containing protein; the protein is MKPIIAVPAVLALAHRAWSRKTLTPLGIITAVLTAIAHVLHPWSTPFALLAVFYLGGSKVTKVKHEVKSRLTLSATGAEGGETQRTHIQVLANSVVATVLVLLHAWVLVYGAEKEEEECFSLGRRAGDVLVVGFVANYAAVAADTFSSELGILSKSKPRLITSPTLRVVPPGTNGGVTATGLLAGLLGAFSIAVTSAILIPYCSGEASGPVSRLQWVLAMTVWGTLGSVVDSILGGLLQASVVDKRSGKIVEGTGGGKVLVHPSSTRFGSTAPVSGFSRSTDGSVHLRNTEEVANAAVLKGTRATGTSRGMSPGRATEPHHESRRVESGWDVLDNNAVNVLMAFMMSVGGMFIACWAWDFSVSDVGRSIGVF
- a CDS encoding DUF323 domain protein, producing the protein MSPLPCPSKKVEIVDIHRNDVEFSLVNEIRKGLNPPEGTPRSLPTMLLYDAQGLKLFEEITYVDEYYLTNAEIEVLQNHSKKIVERVPENAQLLELGSGNLRKIKILLQEFERTGKHVDYYALDLSLSELQRTFVEVSSDEYSHVDLHGLHGTYDDALAWLSNPQNLQRPTVVMSMGSSIGNFSREGAAEFLAQFARLLKPSDLMIIGLDACTDPDKVYKAYNDSKGITQRFYENGLLHANAVLGYEAFQLSEWEVVTDYDVAGGRHRAFYSPKQNVTIDGVLLQKGEKLVFEEATKYSPQQREQLWRDANLVLCEELGISSEEYHIHLLSPPTLSLPSQPSEYAANPVPSFKEFQSLWTAWDTVTKAMVPREELLAKPIKLRNALIFYFGHIPTFTDIHLTRALGGSPTEPRNYRQIFERGIDPDVDNPEHCHSHSEIPDEWPPLAEILDYQDRVRSRVDSVLQRDDITQNRCLGEALWIGFEHEAMHLETFLYMLLQSDKTLPPPLADRPDFEKLFHQARANAKPNEWFAIPEQTLSIGFDDTDEQSLPDVSFGWDNEKPQRTITVRAFEAQAHAITNGEYAKYLQATRQRRRPESWVLTHSDENYPISKGVTLESSQATKDFMDNFAVRTVFGPVPLEFAQDWPVMASYDELALYAEWVGCRLPTYEEVKSIYNYSAQLKETRQHEPSDHESNGVKGINRDMVTNGHSKVHQDKPRTPERQPIQPPSQSTMPVFVDLHGCNVGFKHWHPTPVIQNGDRLAGHGELGGVWEWTSTPLTPHDGFKAMDIYPGYTADFFDGKHNIVLGGSWATHPRIAGRTTFVNWYQHNYPYTWAGARLVRSQ